The genomic interval ATTTGCCGTCGTTGGGATTGTATTGCCAGCGAGCATCCTGATCGCCATACCACTTGATGGCAATGTCGTTGATATATTTGTCGGTGAGATCGGGCGTGTCGTCAAAAGCGAAGCCACGTGCGGGAAAGCCCTCATTGATCCCGCGTCGATCTGCCACCTCCCACATCTGAAAGGCATTTCCATACAGAGTATGCTCAAAGGGCAAACCCGCTTTGGGGAAACGGCAGAAGGGGGGGCAGTTATCGCCAAACTGGGGGGTGAGCGTCCAGCGTTTCCAGACTGCCTCCCCAATCATCGCTTTAATGTTGTCGTTCACGCCGCTGTAAGCAAAAAGCGCCTGATACATAACGACCAGTTCAAGGTCTAGCAAACGCCCGCTGCGGACGGGTCCGATATGTTCCACCCCTTCGCTGCGGTAGATAGCCGCAAAGCGGGTAACGCCCCCTTCCACCTCGTATTCATAGACGACATCGGCAAAGCTGACGCCGCTCTGGGGGCGGACAATTGCCGGATAGTTGGAGACTTTGACAATCAGGGTGCGGCGGTTTTGCGCCTCAACGCTCGGAAAGGGCAGCCCGGTGAGCGAATTAAAGCCCTCTGGGTAGGTGACCGGTCCTATCGTCGTCGGCGTGGGGGAGGGGGTGTAGGTGGGCGACGGGGTGAGCGTCGGGGTGTTCGAGGGCGTTAGAGTGAGGGTGGGTGTTGCCGTCGGCGTGACGGGCGTGCTGGTGGGGCGTTTCGTGTTCGTCGGCAGCAGCGTCGGGCGCTTTGTGTTCGTTGGCGGCGCTTGCCCGCTGGCAGTCTCGGCGGTTAAGAACGACAGAAGGGAAAGACCCAGTAGGACAAGGAAAAGACCCGCTGCCAGCGCAGCGCGTCCAGTGTGACGTTTGTGAAACACCGTGAGCGACACTCCAAATTTCCGGTAGAGGAA from Anaerolineales bacterium carries:
- a CDS encoding DUF3048 domain-containing protein, with translation MFHKRHTGRAALAAGLFLVLLGLSLLSFLTAETASGQAPPTNTKRPTLLPTNTKRPTSTPVTPTATPTLTLTPSNTPTLTPSPTYTPSPTPTTIGPVTYPEGFNSLTGLPFPSVEAQNRRTLIVKVSNYPAIVRPQSGVSFADVVYEYEVEGGVTRFAAIYRSEGVEHIGPVRSGRLLDLELVVMYQALFAYSGVNDNIKAMIGEAVWKRWTLTPQFGDNCPPFCRFPKAGLPFEHTLYGNAFQMWEVADRRGINEGFPARGFAFDDTPDLTDKYINDIAIKWYGDQDARWQYNPNDGKYYRWNTGIPHIDALTGDQLAFDNIVIVQAIHVDRPDVYESESGAKTVEIQLWGDEKAWVFRDGRWYQGIWIRRNRERGSIGFYNNDANRSPIHLKPGKTWIEVVRCCDMYGVKVDYTYADVNATATVAVGIATQKAPQYSPEVLTQQAPIANMTSTASAATAQFNGGIPRGGNSNLIPPVITGTPTATPQVVGMLGK